From one Anopheles cruzii chromosome 3, idAnoCruzAS_RS32_06, whole genome shotgun sequence genomic stretch:
- the LOC128273081 gene encoding protein takeout-like → MKAQIAALLIVAVTVGQAAKFPDSFSRCNQEDGKCLLAAITATFRGFYKGLPEIGLVPLDPLRIDKMDIVQGDGPINIELNFRKVDLVGFREAQIKKASGFTANPTKMELNLLVPVASLIGGYKINGKVLILPIQGQGSSNMTMVNCDITLKWVGKLVDKNGKQFFQVEKSKANFDTSRFYMDFTNLFNGDKALGDNMNVFLNENWQDILKELKPAIAAAFTKIFEAVVSNVFNKVPYSELYLA, encoded by the exons ATGAAAGCCCAAATTGCAGCGCTACTCATCGTGGCTGTCACCGTCGGCCAGGCTGCCAAGTTCC CCGATTCCTTTTCGCGCTGCAATCAAGAGGATGGCAAATGTCTGCTCGCTGCCATCACGGCCACGTTCCGGGGCTTTTACAAGGGACTGCCAGAGATCGGGCTTGTCCCGCTCGATCCGCTGCGCATCGACAAAATGGACATCGTTCAGGGCGACGGACCGATCAATATCGAGCTCAACTTCCGGAAAGTGGATCTTGTCGGATTCCGGGAGGCGCAGATCAAAAAAGCAAG TGGATTTACTGCCAATCCAACAAAGATGGAGCTGAATCTGCTTGTTCCGGTTGCTTCGCTAATCGGCGGCTACAAGATCAATGGCAAAGTGTTGATCCTTCCAATCCAAGGGCAAGGATCCAGCAACATGACGATGG TTAACTGTGACATTACCCTGAAATGGGTCGGCAAGCTAGTCGAcaagaatggaaaacaattctTCCAGGTCGAGAAATCCAAGGCCAATTTTGACACGTCGCGGTTCTACATGGACTTCACGAACTTGTTCAACGGCGATAAGGCACTAGGCGACAACATGAACGTGTTCCTGAATGAAAACTGGCAGGACATCCTGAAGGAACTGAAGCCCGCCATCGCTGCCGCCTTCACCAAGATATTCGAAGCCGTCGTCTCGAACGTCTTCAACAAGGTGCCGTACAGCGAACTGTATCTCGCATAA
- the LOC128272945 gene encoding uncharacterized protein LOC128272945: MKCKQNRTLMRISLVIFIVSRFVCASSTQESNEDETLIEDFFVCRTCGSDISVANLLFDKYSPLALSATNHTLTEGRSVLIQEVQNSRGFRYTIFLVKQASCQKITAQRWILKSSWFPGYAWKFCMCPKCRMLVGFMFEPIDSATIEQNFPSDEGFYVLIYHSIITEGYVNSLLMKEKVLREN; this comes from the exons ATGAAGTGCAAGCAAAATCGTACATTAATGCGAATTTCTTTGGTCATTTTCATAGTTTCGCGCTTTGTATGCGCGTCGTCAACGCAAGAAAGCAACGAGGACGAAACCCTCATTGAAG ACTTTTTCGTGTGCCGTACCTGTGGAAGTGATATTAGTGTAGCTAACCTGCTTTTCGACAAGTACAGCCCACTAGCCCTTAGCGCCACCAACCACACGCTAACGGAGGGCAGATCCGTTCTGATCCAAGAAGTCCAGAACTCACGCGGCTTTCGCTACACAATCTTTCTCGTCAAGCAAGCTTCCTGCCAAAAAATAACAGCG CAACGCTGGATTCTTAAATCAAGCTGGTTTCCCGGATATGCGTGGAAGTTTTGCATGTGCCCCAAGTGTCGGATGCTAGTCGGGTTTATGTTCGAACCAATCGACAGTGCCACCATTGAACAAAATTTCCCATCCGACGAAGGCTTTTACGTTCTCATCTATCACAGCATCATCACAGAAGGAT ACGTCAATTCTTTGCTTATGAAAGAAAAAGTATTACGGGAAAACTAA
- the LOC128273080 gene encoding protein takeout-like, with amino-acid sequence MSAVFLSVTLIALVSLGNAVKLPTAFTRCNPADEQCIIQAISNTFQKYTAGLPQLGLASLDPLRIDEMDIVQGEGPVNIVLNFKNVDIVGFKDVIVKKAKGFTANPNIMEISLEVPLASLVGDYKIKGKVLILPIQGEGVSNLTMANCNFVMKWNGGLQKRSDGKEYYQMNKIKATLDTTRFYTELTNLFNGDKALGDNMNMFLNENWQDILKELKPSIIASFAKVFRAIITNVFENVPYNELFLP; translated from the exons ATGAGTGCTGTGTTTCTAAGCGTTACTTTAATTGCCCTCGTTTCACTGGGAAACGCAGTAAAATTGC CTACTGCATTCACGAGATGCAATCCGGCTGATGAGCAGTGCATAATACAAGCCATAAGCAACACGTTCCAAAAGTATACAGCAGGGCTACCACAGTTGGGACTAGCTTCTCTGGATCCGCTGCGCATCGACGAAATGGACATAGTGCAGGGTGAAGGTCCTGTAAATATTGTGCTTAACTTCAAAAATGTTGATATCGTCGGATTTAAGGATGTTATCGTCAAAAAGGCTAA AGGGTTTACAGCAAATCCGAACATAATGGAGATCAGTTTAGAAGTGCCTCTAGCATCACTCGTAGGCGACTATAAAATAAAGGGCAAAGTGCTCATACTACCCATCCAGGGCGAAGGCGTTAGCAACTTGACCATGG CAAATTGCAACTTTGTCATGAAGTGGAATGGAGGCCTCCAGAAACGATCCGATGGAAAAGAGTACTatcaaatgaacaaaatcaaGGCCACGCTTGATACTACACGCTTCTACACAGAACTCACGAATTTGTTCAACGGAGATAAGGCACTAGGCGACAATATGAACATGTTCCTGAATGAAAACTGGCAGGACATCCTGAAGGAACTGAAGCCCTCCATCATTGCCTCCTTTGCCAAAGTATTCCGAGCGATTATAACCAatgtttttgaaaatgttcCTTACAATGAACTCTTTTTACCATGA